ATCTCCCAGCTCCGCCGCAAGCTGGGCGAGCCGCCGCTCATCCACACCGTCCGGGGCGTCGGCTACCGCCTCGCCGCGGACGGCTCTCCGTGAGCCGGCGGCGGGCGGCGGGTTCCGCGTTGCGGGCGTACTGCCGTACGGGCCTCAGGGGCCCCACGCGCGGGACCAGCAGTTGGGGTCCGGGCGGCCCGAGGAGACCCTCGTCGATGCGGGGGACAACTTTCGGGAGCAGAACGCCCGGGCACTGCTCGGCGACGGTGGAGCAGTCATCGACTGGTCCGGTCCGCCGCTGAGGCAGAAGGAATTCGACAACGTAATGGGACACAAACACACGAAGGGCATTGCGATCGGGTGCGGCATCTCACTGTTGATCACAGTGGGACTTGTGGCGGCGGCTTTCGTGGGGCTCGCCATGCTGGTGGACGAGGCCCGCAAGGACCTGATCGAACCGTCGGTCTACAACTCGGTGAAGGCCGGCGACGCCGAGGCAGAGGTGCGGGACAAACTGCCGGACGGGGACTCGTTCTTCACCGAGGGCCTGGACGACAAGGGGTCCGGTAAGCCGACGGGCGCGGAGTGCCTCTCCCTCATGTCGACGGAGGACATGGACGACCAGGGCAGGGATCACGTCTTCCGCTTCTGTTTCAAGGACGGGAAGCTGATCGAGAAGCGGTCCTACTGGATTGTGACGTAGTCGGCTTCCGCCAGCGGCCCGCGCAGGGCGCGTCACCGTCCTGCCGAGCGTGGAGTCGCACGTCTCGCCGAGCACGGTCAACCGGAAGCTCGCCGCGGTCTCCGCCTTCTATCAGCATCAGTCCCGGCACGGGGAGGATATCGGTGAGCTGCTGACCACCTGGCAGACCGGCGGGCGGGGCGGCTGGAAGCCGTTCCTGCACCACATCACCAAGGGCACGCCGCATGCCGGGCGGGCCATCGTGCTGAAGGCGCCGAAGAAACTGCCCCGGGTCCTGGCCGCTGGCGAGGTCCAGGCGATCCTGGACGCCTGCACCCGCCTGCGGGACCGGTTCCTGTTCGCCCTGCTCTACGACACCGGCATCCGGATCGGCGAGGCTCTGGGGCTGCGGCACGAGGACATCGCCGCCGCGAAGTCGGAGGTCACCGTCGTTCCCCGGCTGAACGCCAACCGGGCCCGCAGCAAGTCCCAGCGGCGCCGGTCCATCCCCGTCAGCGCCTCGCTGATCCGCCTCTACGGCGACTACATGCACAGCGAGTACGGCGACCTCGACTCCGACTACGTGTTCGTGAACCTCTTCGCCGAACCGCGCGGCCAGGCTCTTTCCTACCCGGCGGTCTACGGCCTTGTGAAACGGATACGGCGCCGCACCGGACTCGACTTCGACCCGCACTGGTGCCGGCATTCGGCAGCCACCCGGATGCTCCGCGACGGCATCCCGATCGAGACCGTGTCCCTGCTGCTCGGGCACAGCTCGGTGACTGTGACGCTGTCGGTCTACGGCCACCTCACCGCCGCCGATGCCCGCAAGGCCATGGAAGCCGCAGGCTGGTTCACCGGGAACGAGGTGACCTGGTGACCGGCGAACACGCCCAGCAGAACCATGGGTTGGGGACAACGGGGGCGCCCCGGGGGTTGCGGGAGAAGCTGCTGGCGGCGACCCGGCCCGAGTTCCGCGGTGACGAGATCGTCTTCCCCGTTGACGACCCGGTCTTCGGCTCCTCATCACTGTGCTAGGTGTCCAGCTGCCCGCGCGGCGCGCACTCCCGGGGGCTCTGCACGGCCCACCACACCCGCTGGATCTACATCGGGCGGCCCGACCTGGAACAGTTCACAGCGACCGCTGTCCCGATTGGGCATACAGAGCCCGGGGATACCTGCGCGGTCGCCGACTGCTCCTTCGCCACCTTCCATCCTGCAGCTGCGTCCCAGGTAGCTGCACGGGAACAGGGGCGACTCCGGGTGGTCCGCCTCATCGATTTTGCCGGGCGCTCGACCCAACGCTATCTTTATAGTCAACAATGCACATAGGTGCGTAGTTGTCGATCAGTGGTCGGTGGCCACTGCCACCAGCAGCGTTGACGGAAGGCGGTCGGGCCGTGTCAGGCAGTGCGTATCTGCGCTACGTCGCCCTGGGCGACAGTCAGACAGAGGGTCTCGGGGACGGCGACGATGTCCGTGGTCTGCGGGGATGGGCGGACCGGCTCGCCGAGCAGGTCGCCCGTCACAGTCCCGGCCTGCGCTATGCCAACCTCGCCGTGCGCGGTCGTAAGGCCGGTCAGGTGCGTGCCGAGCAGCTCGCCCCGGCTCTGGCGATGCGGCCTGACCTGGCCACCGTGGTGGCCGGGGTCAATGACGTGCTGCGTCCGAGCGTCGATCTCGACGAGGTGGTCGGCCACCTGGAGGCGATGTTCGCCGCTCTCACCGCGCAGGGTGCCACGGTCGCGACGCTCATGTTTCCCGACGTGGGGCGCATCACGCCGTTGGCCCGCCCGGTCGGGCGCAGGGTGCTTGCGCTCAACGAGCGCATCCGGGAGGCCGCCGGGCGCTACGACGTGGTGGTGGCGGAGACGGCCGCGCACCCGGTGGCGACCGATCCGCGGTTGTGGAGTGCCGACCGGTTGCATGCCGGCCCGCTAGGGCACGCCCGCATCGCGGCCGCCGTCGCCCAGTCGCTCGGCCTGCCTGACAGCGACGACAGCTGGACCCGGCCCCTGCCAGTCGACGGGGCCCGGGCTTCGGCCCTGCGGGTCGTGGGCGCCGAACTGCGTTGGGCCGGCACCTTCCTCGGCCCCTGGCTCGGCCGTCGCCTGCGCGGCCGCTCCTCCGGTGACGGCCGCCAGGCCAAACGGCCCACCCTGCTTCCGGTGGCCTCGTCCACCGGGTATACCTCCCCAGCCGTGTGAGTCAGCAGTGTGAGGCACCGGCCCGCGACGACGTCGACGGCTCCTCCCGCTGTGCCCCTCTTCTACTTACCGGAGTTGGAAATGAGTAATGTCCACCCCTTCCGCGTTCTGCGCGCGAAGCGTC
The Streptomyces lunaelactis genome window above contains:
- a CDS encoding tyrosine-type recombinase/integrase, with the protein product MESHVSPSTVNRKLAAVSAFYQHQSRHGEDIGELLTTWQTGGRGGWKPFLHHITKGTPHAGRAIVLKAPKKLPRVLAAGEVQAILDACTRLRDRFLFALLYDTGIRIGEALGLRHEDIAAAKSEVTVVPRLNANRARSKSQRRRSIPVSASLIRLYGDYMHSEYGDLDSDYVFVNLFAEPRGQALSYPAVYGLVKRIRRRTGLDFDPHWCRHSAATRMLRDGIPIETVSLLLGHSSVTVTLSVYGHLTAADARKAMEAAGWFTGNEVTW
- a CDS encoding SGNH/GDSL hydrolase family protein codes for the protein MSGSAYLRYVALGDSQTEGLGDGDDVRGLRGWADRLAEQVARHSPGLRYANLAVRGRKAGQVRAEQLAPALAMRPDLATVVAGVNDVLRPSVDLDEVVGHLEAMFAALTAQGATVATLMFPDVGRITPLARPVGRRVLALNERIREAAGRYDVVVAETAAHPVATDPRLWSADRLHAGPLGHARIAAAVAQSLGLPDSDDSWTRPLPVDGARASALRVVGAELRWAGTFLGPWLGRRLRGRSSGDGRQAKRPTLLPVASSTGYTSPAV